One Triticum dicoccoides isolate Atlit2015 ecotype Zavitan chromosome 4B, WEW_v2.0, whole genome shotgun sequence genomic window carries:
- the LOC119291024 gene encoding uncharacterized protein LOC119291024, translated as MTGRTPATCTAAASPPRAGLVLAGSWGGSSTWCSAAAAITAASGSSSSSSAQGSWTGRFAASGRQTMAMTLCPARVLTPSRPAPLAQQPFGVLSGMLQSKGRAGAMDASKQACADGNASIKSDGEHHTTGHKENGGTLGFEDAASRRTTNMGRSVEFFLTRQDSHAANLVTGKIFGCPDVFAD; from the exons ATGACGGGACGTACGCCGGCGACGTGTACAGCGGCAGCCTCGCCGCCACGGGCGGGTCTCGTGCTGGCTGGATCTTG GGGCGGTAGCAGTACTTGGTGCAGCGCCGCCGCGGCGATTACGGCAGCGTCGGGGTCGTCGTCGTCCTCATCCGCACAGGGAAGCTGGACTGGGAGGTTTGCTGCTTCCGGTCGGCAGACGATGGCTATGACGCTATGCCCAGCACGAGTGCTAACGCCATCACGGCCGGCACCACTG GCACAACAGCCGTTCGGTGTGCTCTCCGGGATGCTGCAGTCGAAGGGTCGAGCAGGAGCTATGGATGCCAGCAAACAAGCCTGTGCAGACGGCAATGCAT CAATCAAATCGGATGGAGAACATCACACAACAG GACATAAAGAAAATGGTGGCACTTTGGGTTTTGAAGACGCCGCCTCGCGTAGGACTACGAACATGGGACGCTCGGTCGAGTTTTTCTTAACTCGTCAGGATTCTCATGCTGCAAATTTAGTAACGGGGAAAATTTTTGGGTGTCCTGATGTGTTTGCGGATTGA